ACTCACACCATAAGTAACTTATGATGTGAGCCTCTAGTTCGTTAGATTATGAAACTAAACATCCAATGTGCTAGGATCAGTAGCTTTGGCTGCAGTTTTATTTTTAGACTTATCTTTTGCTTTCTCGTCGGTTCCAGCTTTGCTGTCTTCAGTAGTTGGTTCTGCAATACCATAAGCTTCGCGAACTTTCTGCTTGATCTCCGCCATAACCTCTGGATGATCAGCTAAATAATTCTTGGCATTTTCACGACCTTGACCGATTCGATCATTGCCGTAAGAATACCATGAACCACTTTTATCGACGATATCTTTTTCAACCGCCATATCAACTAATTCACCTGTTTGTGAGATACCCACACCATACATAATATCAACTAAAGCAACTTTAAATGGTGGTGCTACCTTATTTTTAACAACTTTGATCTTAACACGGTTACCAATAATATTGGTACCTTCCTTGATCTGTTCAGCACGACGAACTTCTAAGCGCACCGTTGCGTAGAATTTCAACGCCCGACCACCAGGAGTTGTTTCAGGATTACCAAACATGATCCCAACTTTTTCACGGATCTGGTTAATAAAGATGGCGATAGTTTTCGTCTTATTAATTGAACCAGAAAGTTTCCGCAATGCTTGTGACATCAAACGTGCCTGTAAGCCCACGTGGGAATCACCGATTTCGCCTTCAATTTCTGCTCGTGGTACTAGAGCAGCAACAGAATCGACAACTACAATATCAATAGCACCACTAGAAACTAGCGCATCAGCGATTTCTAAGCCTTGTTCCCCAGTATCTGGTTGTGATAACAATAGATCATCGATGTTGACCCCTAGATTAGAAGCATACTTAGGATCCATCGCATTTTCGGCATCAATATAAGCTGCGGTTCCACCTTGTTTTTGA
This is a stretch of genomic DNA from Loigolactobacillus coryniformis subsp. coryniformis KCTC 3167 = DSM 20001. It encodes these proteins:
- the recA gene encoding recombinase RecA translates to MADERKAALDNALKKIEKNFGKGSIMRLGEKVDTQVSTVSTGSLALDEALGVGGYPRGRIIEIYGPESSGKTTVALHAVAEVQKQGGTAAYIDAENAMDPKYASNLGVNIDDLLLSQPDTGEQGLEIADALVSSGAIDIVVVDSVAALVPRAEIEGEIGDSHVGLQARLMSQALRKLSGSINKTKTIAIFINQIREKVGIMFGNPETTPGGRALKFYATVRLEVRRAEQIKEGTNIIGNRVKIKVVKNKVAPPFKVALVDIMYGVGISQTGELVDMAVEKDIVDKSGSWYSYGNDRIGQGRENAKNYLADHPEVMAEIKQKVREAYGIAEPTTEDSKAGTDEKAKDKSKNKTAAKATDPSTLDV